One segment of Deinococcus sp. Leaf326 DNA contains the following:
- a CDS encoding alpha/beta hydrolase — MQAQNWTVPGAPVAGYLWPAQGEARGAVLLAHGFGEYAGRYATHYHGLIPALTAGGLSVYSYDQRGHGASAGRRAVVDLGLLVEDHLRAREALRSVGLPLFAFGHSMGGLIAAASASRDPRGLSGVILSSPALQVGADEPLWLRRLVPLVARAAPGLATARLATGGLSRLPAEVGAYEADEAVYRGGVPALSVASMLRLSASLWDGYAGWRLPTLIVHGSADKITDPRGSRRFAGAIASVDKTYAEIEGGYHELLNDEPRDEVLALILNWLRERTPPQN; from the coding sequence ATGCAAGCTCAGAACTGGACGGTCCCCGGCGCGCCGGTCGCAGGCTACCTGTGGCCGGCGCAGGGTGAAGCGCGCGGCGCGGTGCTGCTGGCCCACGGCTTCGGAGAGTATGCCGGACGCTACGCCACCCATTACCACGGCCTGATTCCGGCGCTCACGGCGGGTGGGTTGAGCGTGTACAGCTATGACCAGCGGGGTCACGGCGCCTCGGCGGGCCGGCGCGCGGTGGTGGATCTGGGGCTTCTGGTCGAGGATCACCTGCGGGCCCGGGAAGCGCTGCGCAGCGTGGGGCTCCCCCTGTTCGCCTTCGGGCACAGCATGGGCGGCCTGATCGCGGCTGCGAGCGCCTCCCGCGACCCACGTGGCCTGAGCGGCGTGATTCTTTCCAGCCCGGCCCTGCAGGTGGGCGCGGACGAGCCGCTGTGGCTGCGCCGCCTCGTTCCCCTGGTCGCCCGCGCCGCGCCGGGGCTGGCCACGGCCCGGCTGGCAACTGGCGGGCTGTCGCGGCTGCCGGCCGAGGTCGGGGCCTACGAGGCCGACGAGGCGGTCTACCGGGGCGGGGTGCCTGCCCTGAGCGTCGCCTCGATGCTGCGTCTGAGCGCCTCTCTGTGGGACGGCTACGCCGGGTGGCGCCTGCCCACGCTGATCGTGCACGGCTCGGCCGACAAGATCACCGACCCGCGGGGGAGCCGCCGCTTCGCCGGGGCCATCGCCTCGGTCGACAAGACCTACGCCGAGATAGAGGGCGGCTACCACGAACTCCTGAACGACGAGCCCCGGGACGAGGTCCTGGCCTTGATCCTGAACTGGCTGCGCGAGAGGACCCCTCCGCAGAACTGA
- the nuoE gene encoding NADH-quinone oxidoreductase subunit NuoE: MSYFADKSALVADIFSRYPDTSQGRRSALMPLLREVQDAQGFVSEPHMAEIAHLCGTTATEVRSVMSFYSTYHTLPTGRYHLQVCSTVMCALAGSDELWDELVSQLDVQPGEVSRDGRFSVQKVECLGSCGTAPVIQLNDGGYYERVTQARCRHLLAELRADRPPAPDAPIPVMVNSAGRQVMASGEAVGAGTASLTALIDGSQSLGGQS, from the coding sequence TTGAGTTATTTCGCCGACAAATCAGCCCTCGTGGCCGACATCTTCTCCCGTTACCCGGATACGTCCCAGGGCCGCCGCAGCGCGCTGATGCCCCTGCTGCGCGAGGTGCAGGACGCCCAGGGCTTCGTCTCGGAGCCGCATATGGCCGAGATCGCCCACCTGTGCGGCACCACTGCCACCGAGGTCCGCAGCGTGATGAGCTTCTACTCGACCTACCACACGCTGCCCACCGGCCGGTATCACCTCCAGGTCTGCTCGACGGTGATGTGCGCGCTGGCCGGCAGCGACGAACTGTGGGACGAACTCGTCTCGCAGCTCGACGTGCAGCCCGGCGAGGTCAGCCGTGATGGGCGGTTCAGCGTGCAGAAGGTCGAGTGTCTGGGGTCGTGCGGCACCGCGCCGGTCATCCAGCTCAACGACGGCGGCTACTACGAGCGCGTGACCCAGGCCAGATGCCGCCACCTGCTCGCCGAACTGCGCGCAGACCGTCCCCCGGCCCCCGACGCGCCCATTCCGGTGATGGTCAATTCGGCCGGCCGACAGGTCATGGCCAGCGGCGAGGCGGTGGGGGCCGGTACAGCGTCGCTGACCGCCCTGATTGACGGAAGCCAGAGCCTCGGAGGACAGTCATGA
- the nuoF gene encoding NADH-quinone oxidoreductase subunit NuoF, which produces MTATAPTPPKPITSGKDARFVPTLYAAVGQPESWTLDTYRRSGGYGAAARAFSLGPDAVIEEVKKSGLRGRGGAGFATGLKWSFMPLNDGRPHVVICNADESEPGSFKDRYLLSEDPHQLIEGMLIGGYAMRANTGYVYIRGEYVQAAERMWAAIHEARAAGLLGKNVLGSGFDFDLQVHRGAGAYICGEETALMNSLEGLRANPRLKPPFPAAAGLYGLPTTINNVETFCAATQILKYGADWHAGMGTERSKGMKLFQVSGPVKRPGVYELPMGTPLRELIYDWAGGPQAEIKAVIPGGSSCPMLPWDDKTLAMPLDYESLAAAGSMLGTGGVTLIPREDCIVNATWNMVRFYAHESCGKCTPCREGISGWMVRMYEKLVRGHGQPGDVQLILDMADNIGGRSFCALADACLGPVLSSIKLFREEYDALERGGPPLYPARPRWREA; this is translated from the coding sequence ATGACCGCCACTGCGCCCACTCCCCCCAAGCCGATCACCAGCGGCAAGGACGCCCGCTTCGTGCCCACGCTGTACGCAGCGGTGGGGCAGCCGGAGAGCTGGACGCTCGACACCTACCGCCGTTCCGGCGGCTACGGGGCCGCCGCCCGGGCCTTCTCGCTCGGGCCGGACGCCGTGATCGAGGAGGTCAAGAAGTCAGGGCTGCGCGGGCGCGGCGGCGCGGGCTTCGCCACCGGCCTCAAGTGGTCGTTCATGCCCCTGAACGACGGCCGGCCCCACGTCGTGATCTGTAACGCCGACGAGTCGGAGCCGGGCAGCTTCAAGGACCGTTACCTGCTGTCCGAGGACCCGCACCAGCTCATCGAGGGGATGCTCATCGGCGGCTACGCCATGCGGGCCAACACGGGCTACGTCTATATCCGGGGCGAGTACGTGCAGGCCGCCGAGCGGATGTGGGCGGCCATCCACGAGGCGCGCGCGGCCGGGCTGCTGGGCAAAAACGTGCTGGGCAGCGGCTTCGACTTCGACCTTCAGGTGCACCGGGGGGCGGGGGCGTACATCTGCGGCGAGGAAACCGCCCTGATGAACTCGCTGGAGGGCCTGCGCGCCAACCCGCGCCTCAAGCCGCCCTTTCCCGCCGCCGCCGGGCTGTACGGCCTGCCGACGACCATCAACAACGTCGAGACGTTCTGCGCCGCCACCCAGATTCTCAAGTACGGCGCCGACTGGCACGCGGGTATGGGCACCGAGCGCAGCAAGGGCATGAAGCTCTTTCAGGTGTCGGGACCGGTCAAGCGGCCCGGCGTGTACGAACTGCCGATGGGCACGCCACTCCGCGAGCTGATCTACGACTGGGCGGGCGGCCCGCAGGCAGAGATCAAGGCAGTCATTCCCGGCGGGTCCTCGTGCCCCATGCTGCCCTGGGACGACAAGACGCTTGCCATGCCCCTGGACTACGAGTCGCTGGCGGCGGCGGGGTCGATGCTCGGCACGGGGGGCGTGACCCTCATTCCGCGCGAGGACTGCATCGTGAACGCCACCTGGAACATGGTGCGCTTCTACGCCCACGAGAGCTGCGGCAAATGCACCCCCTGCCGCGAGGGCATCTCGGGCTGGATGGTGCGGATGTACGAGAAGCTCGTGCGCGGGCACGGCCAGCCCGGCGATGTGCAGCTCATCCTGGACATGGCCGACAACATCGGGGGCCGCTCGTTCTGCGCGCTGGCCGACGCCTGCCTGGGGCCGGTCCTGAGTTCCATCAAGCTGTTCCGCGAGGAGTACGACGCGCTCGAGCGGGGCGGGCCGCCTCTGTACCCGGCGCGCCCGCGCTGGAGAGAGGCGTGA
- a CDS encoding NADH-quinone oxidoreductase subunit B family protein: MPLKELFDRDWQELESEGVLFSSLEKLVAWGRSNSMWPATFGLACCAIEMMSSTNGRNDLARFGSEVFRASPRQADVMIVAGRLSKKMAPVMRRVYDQMPDPKWVISMGACASSGGMFNNYAIVQNVDQVVPVDIFVPGCPPRPEALIYAVMQLQKKVRGEAFDSLGHQLPMVDAWTR, translated from the coding sequence ATGCCGCTGAAGGAACTGTTCGACCGCGACTGGCAGGAACTGGAATCCGAAGGCGTGCTGTTTTCCAGCCTGGAAAAACTGGTGGCCTGGGGCCGCAGCAACAGCATGTGGCCGGCGACCTTTGGGCTGGCGTGCTGCGCCATCGAGATGATGAGCAGCACGAACGGGCGCAACGACCTCGCGCGCTTCGGCTCGGAGGTCTTCCGCGCCTCGCCCCGGCAGGCCGACGTGATGATCGTGGCGGGTCGCCTGAGCAAGAAGATGGCGCCGGTCATGCGCCGCGTGTACGACCAGATGCCCGACCCCAAATGGGTGATCTCGATGGGCGCCTGCGCGAGTTCGGGCGGCATGTTCAACAACTACGCCATCGTGCAGAACGTGGACCAGGTCGTGCCGGTGGACATCTTCGTGCCCGGCTGCCCGCCCCGCCCCGAGGCACTCATCTACGCCGTCATGCAGCTTCAGAAGAAGGTGCGCGGCGAGGCCTTCGACAGTCTGGGGCACCAGCTTCCGATGGTGGACGCATGGACGCGCTAG
- the nuoD gene encoding NADH dehydrogenase (quinone) subunit D yields MGPDHQESTAQERLHGQTGALLHTETMSLNVGPQHPSTHGVLRLVVDMDGEYVVKVTPHMGYLHTGFEKTFEHRTYQQGVTYAPRTDYLHCFGHELAYVLSVEKLLGAEVPERASTVRVILHELGRIHSHLVFVGTGLLDLGALTPFFYAFREKETCQDLFEAVCGYRMNQGYFRVGGLSRDIPEGWPARVSAFLDQLERGVGEYTTLFANNPIFVDRAQGVGVIPPEVALDLGLTGPNLRASGVPLDHRKDNPYSGYEHYDFDVVTSPDGDSLARFTVRLLEFGQSARIIRQALARLAPGPVKDPNRKISLPPRQELETSMEAVIHHFKLVTEGFHPPLGEVYVPVESARGEVGYYIVSDGGSMPYRVKIRAPSFVNLQALEYACVGGQFADLITILATIDPVLGDVDR; encoded by the coding sequence ATGGGGCCGGACCACCAGGAGTCCACGGCCCAGGAGCGGCTGCACGGCCAGACCGGCGCCCTGCTGCACACCGAGACCATGAGCCTGAACGTGGGGCCGCAGCACCCCAGCACCCACGGCGTGCTGCGGCTGGTCGTGGATATGGACGGCGAGTACGTGGTCAAGGTCACGCCGCACATGGGCTACCTGCACACCGGTTTCGAGAAGACCTTCGAGCACCGCACCTACCAGCAGGGCGTGACCTACGCGCCGCGCACCGACTACCTGCACTGCTTCGGCCACGAACTCGCCTACGTCCTGAGCGTCGAAAAGCTGCTGGGGGCCGAGGTGCCCGAGCGTGCCAGCACTGTCCGCGTGATCCTGCACGAACTTGGGCGCATTCACAGCCACCTCGTGTTCGTGGGGACGGGTCTACTCGACCTCGGGGCCCTGACACCGTTCTTCTACGCCTTCCGCGAGAAGGAGACCTGCCAGGACCTGTTCGAGGCCGTCTGCGGCTACCGCATGAACCAGGGCTACTTCCGGGTGGGTGGCCTGAGCCGCGACATTCCCGAGGGCTGGCCTGCGCGGGTGTCGGCGTTCCTCGATCAGCTCGAACGCGGCGTGGGCGAGTACACGACCCTGTTCGCCAACAACCCGATCTTCGTAGACCGGGCGCAGGGTGTGGGCGTGATTCCGCCCGAGGTGGCGCTGGACCTGGGGCTGACCGGTCCGAACCTGCGGGCCTCGGGCGTGCCGCTCGACCACCGCAAGGACAACCCCTACTCGGGCTATGAGCACTACGACTTCGACGTGGTGACCAGCCCGGACGGCGACAGCCTCGCGCGCTTCACGGTGCGGCTCCTGGAATTCGGCCAGAGCGCGCGCATCATCCGGCAGGCGCTCGCGCGCCTCGCGCCGGGGCCGGTCAAGGACCCTAACCGCAAGATTTCTCTGCCTCCGCGCCAGGAGCTCGAAACGAGCATGGAGGCGGTCATCCATCACTTCAAGCTCGTGACCGAAGGATTTCACCCGCCGCTGGGCGAGGTGTACGTGCCGGTCGAGTCGGCGCGCGGCGAGGTGGGCTACTACATCGTCTCGGACGGCGGCTCGATGCCCTACCGCGTCAAGATCCGCGCGCCCAGCTTCGTGAACCTTCAGGCCCTGGAATACGCCTGCGTAGGCGGGCAGTTCGCCGACCTCATCACCATTCTGGCGACCATTGACCCGGTGCTGGGGGATGTGGACCGGTGA
- the nuoH gene encoding NADH-quinone oxidoreductase subunit NuoH has protein sequence MPDWLAALLITVLKGVLVALALLTTFAYMTLIERRLLARMQIRLGPNRVGPMGLLQPLADAIKSIFKEDLVVSGSDKLVYTLAPIIAIGMALTAFGGIPAGPPRSLFGENPWVYNLDAGLLALLALTSVGVYGIFLGGWASGSKYPVLGALRSSAQMISYELGMGLSVLGLLMLVGSTNLLDIVGWQAANSWTVVVQVFAFALFILSSFAEVNRTPFDLPEAEQELVAGYLTEYSAIKWALFQMAEYVNMITASALMATLFFGGWRGPAFLDGLIPGIADWPLVWLVLKIAFFLFVFIWIRATLPRLRYDQLMRLGWKLVLPLALGNTILVAFYLAFLRPAGWGLWTLGVLSLVALAVLFVFSDRVRALWNVPAVHPGSGDTRPRPVQRPAGGD, from the coding sequence ATGCCCGACTGGCTCGCTGCCCTGCTCATCACGGTGCTCAAGGGGGTGCTGGTCGCCCTGGCCCTGCTCACCACCTTCGCGTACATGACCCTCATTGAGCGGCGACTGCTCGCCCGTATGCAGATTCGCCTCGGCCCCAACCGGGTTGGACCGATGGGGCTGCTGCAACCGCTGGCCGACGCCATCAAGAGCATCTTCAAAGAAGACCTCGTCGTCAGCGGGTCCGACAAGCTGGTCTATACCCTGGCGCCCATCATCGCCATCGGCATGGCCCTCACTGCCTTCGGGGGCATTCCGGCCGGGCCGCCGCGCAGCCTGTTCGGCGAGAACCCCTGGGTCTACAACCTCGACGCGGGGCTGCTGGCCCTGCTGGCCCTGACCAGTGTGGGCGTGTACGGCATCTTTCTGGGCGGCTGGGCCTCGGGGAGCAAGTACCCGGTGCTGGGGGCCCTGCGCAGCAGCGCGCAGATGATCAGCTACGAACTCGGCATGGGCCTGAGCGTGCTGGGGCTCCTCATGCTGGTCGGCAGCACCAACCTGCTGGACATCGTGGGCTGGCAGGCCGCCAACAGCTGGACAGTGGTGGTGCAGGTCTTCGCCTTCGCCCTGTTCATCCTGAGCAGCTTCGCGGAGGTCAACCGCACGCCCTTCGACCTGCCCGAGGCCGAGCAGGAACTCGTCGCGGGCTACCTCACCGAATATTCGGCGATCAAGTGGGCGCTCTTCCAGATGGCCGAGTACGTCAACATGATCACCGCCTCGGCGCTGATGGCGACCCTCTTTTTCGGCGGCTGGCGCGGCCCGGCCTTCCTGGACGGCCTCATTCCCGGCATCGCCGACTGGCCGCTCGTCTGGCTCGTGCTCAAGATCGCCTTCTTCCTGTTCGTCTTCATCTGGATCCGCGCCACGCTGCCCCGGTTGCGTTACGACCAGCTCATGCGCCTGGGCTGGAAGCTCGTGCTGCCGCTGGCGCTGGGCAACACCATCCTGGTGGCGTTCTACCTCGCCTTCCTACGTCCGGCGGGCTGGGGCCTGTGGACCCTGGGCGTCCTGAGTCTGGTGGCCCTGGCCGTGCTGTTCGTGTTCAGCGACCGCGTGCGCGCGCTATGGAACGTGCCCGCCGTGCATCCCGGCAGCGGCGACACGCGGCCCCGGCCAGTCCAGCGTCCGGCCGGAGGGGACTGA
- a CDS encoding NADH-quinone oxidoreductase subunit A: MLLLALGIGVLAVVVSALLGPKKATRVKLMAYESGNDPERGGVGTGQRFPVHFYLVAMLFIVFDIETAFFYPLAVAYQKLIPFAFFEALTFVLLLLVGYVYVLKKRVLEWA, translated from the coding sequence ATGCTGCTGCTGGCCCTGGGCATCGGGGTGTTGGCGGTGGTCGTCAGTGCGCTGCTGGGTCCCAAGAAGGCGACCCGCGTCAAGCTCATGGCCTACGAGAGCGGCAACGATCCCGAGCGCGGCGGTGTGGGTACGGGCCAGCGCTTTCCCGTGCACTTCTACCTCGTGGCGATGCTGTTCATCGTCTTCGACATCGAGACGGCCTTCTTCTATCCATTGGCGGTGGCGTACCAGAAGCTCATCCCCTTCGCCTTTTTCGAGGCGTTGACCTTCGTGCTGCTGCTGCTGGTGGGCTACGTGTACGTCCTGAAGAAGCGGGTACTGGAATGGGCCTGA
- the nuoI gene encoding NADH-quinone oxidoreductase subunit NuoI has product MGVLDIAKGMGLTLGKLFSRPVTVSYPEQRATLQPRFRGRHILTRHPSMVPGEPGLEKCIGCSLCAAACPAYAIYVEAAENDPAHPHSPGERYAKVYEINMLRCIFCGMCEEACPTGAVVMGNEFEMADYRYRDFVYGKDDMLVGVQGSIPQRREAARKGQPVRVGFTVEGGPRPELEGVKYPS; this is encoded by the coding sequence ATGGGCGTCCTCGACATCGCCAAGGGCATGGGCCTGACGCTGGGCAAGCTGTTTTCCCGCCCCGTGACCGTGAGTTACCCCGAGCAGCGCGCGACCCTCCAGCCGCGGTTCCGGGGGCGGCACATCCTGACCCGGCACCCCTCGATGGTGCCCGGCGAACCCGGCCTGGAAAAGTGCATCGGGTGCTCGCTGTGCGCCGCCGCCTGCCCCGCCTACGCGATCTACGTGGAAGCCGCCGAGAACGACCCAGCCCACCCGCACAGCCCCGGCGAGCGCTACGCCAAGGTCTACGAGATCAACATGCTGCGCTGCATCTTCTGCGGCATGTGCGAGGAGGCCTGCCCAACCGGCGCGGTCGTCATGGGCAACGAGTTCGAGATGGCCGACTACCGCTACCGCGACTTCGTGTACGGCAAGGACGACATGCTCGTGGGCGTGCAGGGCAGCATTCCGCAGCGCCGCGAAGCCGCGCGTAAGGGCCAGCCGGTGCGCGTGGGCTTCACGGTCGAGGGCGGCCCCCGCCCCGAGCTGGAGGGGGTGAAGTACCCGTCATGA
- a CDS encoding OsmC family protein — protein MADIARKANAQWMGDLKHGKGNISTESGTVRDAQYSFGTRFENGVGTNPEELLAAAHAGCFTMQLSALLAAHGHDPQDVRTEATCEMVKEGSGFKVSTMRLQVRGKVGNIDQAEFEKHVAQAAELCPLSRVMKGNVEIVHDAVLE, from the coding sequence ATGGCAGATATCGCACGGAAGGCCAATGCCCAGTGGATGGGCGACCTCAAGCACGGAAAGGGCAACATCAGTACCGAGAGCGGCACGGTCCGGGACGCGCAGTACTCCTTCGGCACCCGCTTCGAGAACGGTGTGGGCACCAACCCCGAGGAGCTGCTCGCCGCCGCGCACGCGGGGTGTTTCACCATGCAGCTCTCGGCCCTGCTCGCCGCCCACGGCCATGATCCCCAGGACGTGCGGACCGAAGCCACCTGCGAAATGGTCAAGGAAGGCAGCGGCTTCAAGGTGAGCACCATGCGCCTTCAGGTACGCGGCAAGGTCGGCAACATCGACCAGGCCGAGTTTGAGAAGCACGTCGCCCAGGCAGCCGAACTGTGCCCCCTGAGCCGCGTCATGAAGGGCAACGTCGAGATCGTCCACGACGCCGTGCTGGAATAG
- the nuoG gene encoding NADH-quinone oxidoreductase subunit NuoG → MKVTVDGTELDLPAGTSGIDAVFAAGRDVPYFCAHSYLSPVGACRMCLVESGSPRKGKDGQLELDEATGQPKIFWFPKPMAACTMQATEGMHIKTAGTSEVVAKAQAGMMEFTLLNHPLDCPTCDKGGACELQDRAFEYGYGASRFGFDRRHADKHYPLSDFIILDQERCIHCKRCVRYFEEVPGQEVLDFIERGGHTFIDTEEGGLPVGFQGNIADICPVGALLDNVARFRGRNWEYDHAATTCTLCPVGCSITADARSGRLERVVARENRDVNEAWICDAGRFGHVFASQGRLTRPLVRVEGELQEASWDDAVAAMRRGFAGTAPADLALFLHADSTLEEGAALLALAGAIGSRNVDHWPRYPEAVTAPAATLTDLATADAVVVLGADLGEEAPVAELRILEMLRGGLIPPEFAHGTAIADLRLVERPARKPDKLAVIGRPSRLWEHAGLTIEAQVTGAQTTNAQGRLLERLIAGEGEDWRAALALLEGAERPVLVLGADVLNDPSGTFAANLGDLALRTGAKVLPLAAAANSAGLAHLPLVPRSGALGYANLSGAGAAFLSRLDPVSAGLPGRARGFMVVHDTHLTATARQADVVLPAVTGYEKRGTVVNIEGRALALEPAAVLSGEAADLIRALGAVAEALGVRTGVRGLKSAHARLAQEMGAVPVPGEVLGRPGHFVAPTGGLSHTPQLWREGMVDAAWAPQPAWAGLTELPMLAAPPAADRPMPGRPTALGGDD, encoded by the coding sequence GTGAAAGTCACCGTTGACGGCACCGAACTCGACCTCCCCGCAGGCACGTCCGGCATAGACGCCGTGTTCGCCGCGGGCCGGGACGTGCCCTATTTCTGCGCGCATTCGTACCTCTCGCCGGTGGGGGCGTGCCGCATGTGCCTCGTCGAGTCGGGCAGCCCGCGCAAGGGCAAGGACGGGCAACTGGAGCTGGATGAGGCGACGGGCCAGCCCAAGATCTTCTGGTTCCCCAAGCCGATGGCCGCCTGCACCATGCAGGCCACCGAGGGCATGCACATCAAGACTGCCGGCACCTCGGAAGTGGTCGCCAAGGCGCAGGCCGGCATGATGGAATTCACGCTGCTCAACCACCCGCTCGACTGCCCGACCTGCGACAAGGGCGGCGCGTGCGAGTTGCAGGACCGCGCCTTCGAATACGGCTACGGCGCGAGCCGCTTCGGCTTCGACCGCCGCCACGCCGACAAGCACTACCCGCTCTCGGACTTCATCATCCTCGACCAGGAACGCTGCATCCACTGCAAGCGCTGCGTGCGCTACTTCGAGGAGGTGCCGGGCCAGGAGGTGCTGGACTTCATCGAGCGCGGCGGGCATACCTTCATCGACACCGAGGAGGGCGGGCTGCCGGTGGGCTTTCAGGGCAACATCGCCGACATCTGCCCGGTGGGGGCGCTGCTCGACAACGTGGCGCGCTTCCGGGGCCGCAACTGGGAATACGACCACGCGGCCACCACCTGCACGCTGTGCCCGGTGGGCTGCTCGATCACCGCCGACGCCCGCAGCGGCCGGCTGGAGCGCGTGGTCGCCCGCGAGAACCGCGACGTGAATGAGGCGTGGATCTGCGATGCGGGCCGCTTCGGGCACGTCTTCGCGTCGCAGGGGCGCCTGACCCGGCCGCTCGTGCGCGTCGAGGGCGAACTGCAAGAGGCGAGCTGGGACGACGCCGTGGCGGCGATGCGCCGGGGCTTCGCGGGCACGGCGCCCGCCGACCTCGCGCTGTTCCTGCACGCCGACAGCACGCTGGAGGAGGGCGCCGCGCTGCTGGCCCTGGCAGGCGCGATCGGCAGCCGCAACGTGGACCACTGGCCGCGCTATCCCGAGGCGGTCACGGCCCCGGCCGCCACCCTGACCGATCTGGCGACCGCCGACGCGGTGGTCGTGCTGGGCGCCGATCTGGGCGAGGAGGCCCCAGTCGCCGAACTGCGCATCCTGGAGATGCTGCGCGGCGGCCTGATTCCGCCCGAATTCGCGCACGGCACGGCCATCGCCGACCTGCGCCTGGTCGAGCGCCCGGCCCGCAAACCCGATAAGCTGGCCGTCATCGGCCGCCCGTCACGCCTGTGGGAGCACGCCGGGCTGACCATTGAGGCCCAGGTCACCGGGGCCCAGACCACCAATGCACAGGGCCGCCTGCTTGAACGCCTGATCGCGGGCGAGGGCGAGGACTGGCGCGCCGCCCTGGCGCTGCTGGAGGGCGCCGAGCGGCCCGTGCTCGTACTGGGAGCCGACGTGCTGAACGACCCGTCCGGCACCTTCGCAGCCAATCTGGGCGACCTCGCGCTACGCACCGGGGCGAAGGTGCTGCCCCTCGCGGCGGCGGCCAACAGCGCGGGCCTCGCGCACCTGCCCCTCGTGCCGCGTTCCGGCGCCCTGGGCTACGCGAATCTGTCCGGGGCGGGCGCGGCCTTCCTGAGCCGTCTGGACCCGGTGTCGGCGGGGCTGCCGGGCCGGGCACGCGGCTTCATGGTCGTCCACGATACGCACCTCACGGCCACGGCCCGGCAGGCCGACGTGGTGCTGCCGGCCGTGACCGGCTATGAGAAGCGTGGAACGGTCGTGAACATCGAGGGCCGCGCGCTGGCGCTGGAACCTGCTGCCGTCCTGTCGGGCGAGGCCGCTGACCTCATCCGTGCCCTGGGCGCGGTCGCCGAGGCGCTGGGTGTGCGCACGGGCGTGCGCGGCCTGAAGTCGGCGCACGCCAGACTCGCGCAGGAGATGGGTGCGGTGCCGGTGCCTGGCGAGGTGCTGGGCCGTCCTGGCCACTTCGTCGCCCCGACCGGTGGCCTGAGCCATACGCCCCAGCTGTGGCGCGAGGGCATGGTGGACGCCGCCTGGGCGCCGCAACCCGCCTGGGCGGGCCTGACCGAGCTGCCCATGCTCGCCGCCCCGCCGGCTGCCGACCGGCCCATGCCTGGGCGCCCTACCGCCCTGGGAGGTGACGACTGA
- a CDS encoding acylphosphatase, translated as MRLTALVIGNVQGVGYRRYVQRHCRDLNLRGYAENLTDGRVEVIAEGTQADLDRLLHWLQRGPPHARVQEVQTQYSEATGLNDFHVY; from the coding sequence ATGCGTCTGACTGCTCTGGTGATAGGAAACGTTCAGGGAGTGGGCTACCGACGCTACGTGCAGCGCCATTGCCGGGACCTAAATCTGCGGGGATACGCCGAGAACCTAACTGACGGCCGGGTAGAGGTCATTGCCGAGGGAACGCAGGCCGATCTCGACCGTCTGCTGCACTGGCTCCAGAGGGGTCCACCCCACGCCCGTGTTCAGGAGGTACAGACCCAGTACAGCGAGGCCACCGGCCTGAACGACTTTCACGTGTACTGA
- a CDS encoding NADH-quinone oxidoreductase subunit C — translation MDALAAERDLGPLLAELGLTRDDSREATVVVAAAELRAVARQLGERGFMLMDTVGLDYLRYPEARPARFAVLHNLYHPYDHRRLFLRVWLEDGEPLDSLYPVWRAANYLEREVYDLLGVEFVGHPDLRKVLTPDDLEGHPLRKDFPLGETPTLFREGRFLDPAAFRAGLSGEDTGLSGWRGSLRRGSTRDLEPPVMPEGGPK, via the coding sequence ATGGACGCGCTAGCGGCAGAGCGCGACCTCGGGCCTCTGCTGGCCGAACTGGGCCTGACCCGCGACGACTCGCGCGAGGCGACGGTGGTTGTCGCGGCGGCCGAGCTGCGCGCGGTGGCCCGGCAACTCGGCGAGCGTGGGTTCATGCTCATGGACACGGTGGGCCTCGACTACCTGCGCTACCCCGAGGCGCGCCCGGCGCGTTTCGCGGTGCTGCACAACCTCTACCACCCGTACGACCACCGCCGGCTGTTCCTGCGGGTGTGGCTGGAGGACGGCGAGCCGCTCGACAGCCTGTACCCGGTGTGGCGCGCGGCCAACTACCTGGAGCGCGAGGTGTACGACCTGCTGGGGGTCGAGTTCGTGGGGCACCCCGACCTGCGCAAAGTGCTGACGCCCGACGACCTCGAAGGCCATCCTCTGCGCAAGGATTTCCCGCTGGGCGAGACGCCCACTCTCTTCCGCGAGGGGCGCTTTCTGGACCCGGCCGCCTTCCGCGCGGGCCTGAGCGGTGAGGACACGGGCCTGAGCGGCTGGCGCGGCAGCCTGCGCCGGGGGTCCACACGCGACCTTGAACCCCCCGTGATGCCGGAAGGAGGGCCGAAATGA